A section of the Oncorhynchus keta strain PuntledgeMale-10-30-2019 chromosome 15, Oket_V2, whole genome shotgun sequence genome encodes:
- the LOC118394581 gene encoding aspartyl/asparaginyl beta-hydroxylase-like isoform X3, which produces MEHSAERHEGKAQLASKNGKKPEGAGGSSFFTWFMVLALLGVWTSVAVVYFDLVDYQGTIAKAKDMHSTLSETLQGKLSSYDADGDGDFDVEDAKVLLGLTKDGSQESSDSLEEVLDMLAEEGSDWFQGFFTFLYGLINPFEPFEDEEGTAEEEEESAGTSQTDEVLRKGCVILGLHNQ; this is translated from the exons ATGGAGCATTCAGCCGAAAGACATG AGGGCAAAGCACAGCTAGCCAGTAAGAATGGCAAGAAGCCTGAGGGAGCAGGTGGAAGCTCCTTCTTCACCTGGTTCATGGTGTTGGCCCTCCTGGGGGTCTGGACCTCCGTGGCCGTCGTCTACTTCGACCTGGTCGACTACCAAGGCACCATCG CCAAGGCAAAGGACATGCACAGTACCCTCTCTGAGACACTGCaag GTAAACTTTCGTCCTATGACGCCGATGGAGATGGTGACTTCGATGTGGAGGATGCTAAAGTATTACTAG GCCTGACCAAAGATGGCAGTCAGGAAAGTTCGGACTCCCTCGAGGAGGTCCTGGATATGTTAGCGGAGGAGGGCTCTGATTGGTTTCAAGGCTTCTTCACCTTCCTCTATGGCCTCATAAACCCGTTTGAACCATTTGAGGATGAGGAGGGAACagcggaggaggaggaagaaagtGCTGGCACTTCTCAGACTGACGAGGTTCTGCGAAAGGGTTGTGTGATCTTAGGTCTCCACAACCAGTAA
- the LOC118394581 gene encoding aspartyl/asparaginyl beta-hydroxylase-like isoform X2 — MVTKKNPRGQKLKEGKAQLASKNGKKPEGAGGSSFFTWFMVLALLGVWTSVAVVYFDLVDYQGTIAKAKDMHSTLSETLQGKLSSYDADGDGDFDVEDAKVLLGLTKDGSQESSDSLEEVLDMLAEEGSDWFQGFFTFLYGLINPFEPFEDEEGTAEEEEESAGTSQTDEVLRKGCVILGLHNQ, encoded by the exons ATGGTCACGAAGAAAAACCCACGAGGACAGAAACTGAAAG AGGGCAAAGCACAGCTAGCCAGTAAGAATGGCAAGAAGCCTGAGGGAGCAGGTGGAAGCTCCTTCTTCACCTGGTTCATGGTGTTGGCCCTCCTGGGGGTCTGGACCTCCGTGGCCGTCGTCTACTTCGACCTGGTCGACTACCAAGGCACCATCG CCAAGGCAAAGGACATGCACAGTACCCTCTCTGAGACACTGCaag GTAAACTTTCGTCCTATGACGCCGATGGAGATGGTGACTTCGATGTGGAGGATGCTAAAGTATTACTAG GCCTGACCAAAGATGGCAGTCAGGAAAGTTCGGACTCCCTCGAGGAGGTCCTGGATATGTTAGCGGAGGAGGGCTCTGATTGGTTTCAAGGCTTCTTCACCTTCCTCTATGGCCTCATAAACCCGTTTGAACCATTTGAGGATGAGGAGGGAACagcggaggaggaggaagaaagtGCTGGCACTTCTCAGACTGACGAGGTTCTGCGAAAGGGTTGTGTGATCTTAGGTCTCCACAACCAGTAA
- the LOC118394581 gene encoding aspartyl/asparaginyl beta-hydroxylase-like isoform X1, which yields MEEPIVEPTRVLEPVVVVEQTEEGKAQLASKNGKKPEGAGGSSFFTWFMVLALLGVWTSVAVVYFDLVDYQGTIAKAKDMHSTLSETLQGKLSSYDADGDGDFDVEDAKVLLGLTKDGSQESSDSLEEVLDMLAEEGSDWFQGFFTFLYGLINPFEPFEDEEGTAEEEEESAGTSQTDEVLRKGCVILGLHNQ from the exons ATGGAAGAGCCGATAGTCGAACCCACCCGGGTGCTTGAACCCGTGGTGGTTGTCGAACAGACCGAAG AGGGCAAAGCACAGCTAGCCAGTAAGAATGGCAAGAAGCCTGAGGGAGCAGGTGGAAGCTCCTTCTTCACCTGGTTCATGGTGTTGGCCCTCCTGGGGGTCTGGACCTCCGTGGCCGTCGTCTACTTCGACCTGGTCGACTACCAAGGCACCATCG CCAAGGCAAAGGACATGCACAGTACCCTCTCTGAGACACTGCaag GTAAACTTTCGTCCTATGACGCCGATGGAGATGGTGACTTCGATGTGGAGGATGCTAAAGTATTACTAG GCCTGACCAAAGATGGCAGTCAGGAAAGTTCGGACTCCCTCGAGGAGGTCCTGGATATGTTAGCGGAGGAGGGCTCTGATTGGTTTCAAGGCTTCTTCACCTTCCTCTATGGCCTCATAAACCCGTTTGAACCATTTGAGGATGAGGAGGGAACagcggaggaggaggaagaaagtGCTGGCACTTCTCAGACTGACGAGGTTCTGCGAAAGGGTTGTGTGATCTTAGGTCTCCACAACCAGTAA
- the LOC127905999 gene encoding proline-, glutamic acid- and leucine-rich protein 1-like isoform X2, with protein MIWSCGLRKGTSPEHELLPCHPHPPASHVKPPGLKEKATVDISREGAPEEAPAAPVEEEHIVEEVIEAAKAEEAAAFPPEPEVVEEEEPEVDVPEIFEEEPEVLEDDSSPFEEHSSPFEEDSAHFEEDSAHFEEDSAHFEEDEPQIEEDEPQIEEEPEVLEDEPEDEEEDVIEEAVPVEEEAIPVEEVVATVEETFEEEAAPVEEEVVEEAAPVKEEAAPEDEEDEPVEEVVDEEATPEEEEDAPVEEEAVPVDWEVAAVEQAVEEEANPAEEEAAPVDEEAVEKEPAAAVTLDEEAALAEEEVEEEAAEEEESEQEVEAESEETQEEEALQEELPEEVDEFDEPFEEFTEEHTEVEEQIEDAPTADKK; from the exons ATGATATGGAGTTGTGGCCTTCGTAAAGGCACTTCTCCTGAACATGAGTTGTTGCCATGTCATCCTCATCCCCCTGCATCACATGTAAAACCCCCAGGACTGAAAGAGAAGGCTACTGTCGACATTAGCAGAGAGGGAGCACCAGAGGAGGCTCCTGCAGCACCTGTGGAAGAAG AACACATTGTTGAAGAAGTGATCGAGGCCGCCAAAGCAGAGGAAGCTGCTGCTTTcccaccag AGCCTGAGGTTGTTGAGGAGGAAGAGCCTGAGGTGGATGTGCCTGAAATCTTTGAGGAAGAGCCCGAAGTTCTGGAGGATGATTCTTCTCCCTTTGAGGAGCATTCTTCTCCCTTCGAGGAGGATTCTGCTCACTTCGAGGAGGATTCTGCTCACTTCGAGGAGGATTCTGCTCACTTCGAGGAGGATGAGCCTCAAATCGAGGAGGATGAGCCTCAAATTGAGGAAGAGCCCGAAGTACTGGAGGATGAgccagaggatgaggaggaggatgttatTGAGGAGGCCGTACCAGTTGAAGAAGAGGCTATCCCTGTGGAGGAGGTAGTTGCCACTGTAGAAGAGACCTTCGAGGAAGAGGCTGCCcccgttgaggaagaggttgtagAGGAAGCCGCCCCAGTCAAGGAGGAAGCTGCAcctgaggatgaagaggatgaaCCTGTTGAGGAGGTGGTTGATGAAGAGGCCACacctgaggaggaagaggatgcaCCCGTTGAAGAGGAAGCCGTCCCAGTTGATTGGGAAGTCGCTGCCGTGGAACAGGCTGTTGAGGAAGAGGCCAACCCCGCAGAAGAAGAGGCTGCACCAGTTGACGAGGAAGCTGTGGAGAAGGAGCCAGCAGCAGCGGTGACATTGGATGAGGAGGCAGCGCTAGCAGAAGAGG AGGTAGAAGAAGAAGCAGCAGAAGAAGAAGAGTCTGAACAGGAAGTAGAAGCTGAATCAGAAGAAACTCAAGAGGAGGAAGCTCTTCAGGAAGAGcttccag AGGAGGTAGATGAATTTGATGAGCCATTTGAGGAGTTCACAG AAGAGCATACCGAGGTAGAAGAACAGATTGAAGATGCACCAACAG CAGACAAAAAATAg
- the LOC127905999 gene encoding probable serine/threonine-protein kinase kinX isoform X3, with product MIWSCGLRKGTSPEHELLPCHPHPPASHVKPPGLKEKATVDISREGAPEEAPAAPVEEEHIVEEVIEAAKAEEAAAFPPEPEVVEEEEPEVDVPEIFEEEPEVLEDDSSPFEEHSSPFEEDSAHFEEDSAHFEEDSAHFEEDEPQIEEDEPQIEEEPEVLEDEPEDEEEDVIEEAVPVEEEAIPVEEVVATVEETFEEEAAPVEEEVVEEAAPVKEEAAPEDEEDEPVEEVVDEEATPEEEEDAPVEEEAVPVDWEVAAVEQAVEEEANPAEEEAAPVDEEAVEKEPAAAVTLDEEAALAEEEEVEEEAAEEEESEQEVEAESEETQEEEALQEELPEEVDEFDEPFEEFTEEHTEVEEQIEDAPTET from the exons ATGATATGGAGTTGTGGCCTTCGTAAAGGCACTTCTCCTGAACATGAGTTGTTGCCATGTCATCCTCATCCCCCTGCATCACATGTAAAACCCCCAGGACTGAAAGAGAAGGCTACTGTCGACATTAGCAGAGAGGGAGCACCAGAGGAGGCTCCTGCAGCACCTGTGGAAGAAG AACACATTGTTGAAGAAGTGATCGAGGCCGCCAAAGCAGAGGAAGCTGCTGCTTTcccaccag AGCCTGAGGTTGTTGAGGAGGAAGAGCCTGAGGTGGATGTGCCTGAAATCTTTGAGGAAGAGCCCGAAGTTCTGGAGGATGATTCTTCTCCCTTTGAGGAGCATTCTTCTCCCTTCGAGGAGGATTCTGCTCACTTCGAGGAGGATTCTGCTCACTTCGAGGAGGATTCTGCTCACTTCGAGGAGGATGAGCCTCAAATCGAGGAGGATGAGCCTCAAATTGAGGAAGAGCCCGAAGTACTGGAGGATGAgccagaggatgaggaggaggatgttatTGAGGAGGCCGTACCAGTTGAAGAAGAGGCTATCCCTGTGGAGGAGGTAGTTGCCACTGTAGAAGAGACCTTCGAGGAAGAGGCTGCCcccgttgaggaagaggttgtagAGGAAGCCGCCCCAGTCAAGGAGGAAGCTGCAcctgaggatgaagaggatgaaCCTGTTGAGGAGGTGGTTGATGAAGAGGCCACacctgaggaggaagaggatgcaCCCGTTGAAGAGGAAGCCGTCCCAGTTGATTGGGAAGTCGCTGCCGTGGAACAGGCTGTTGAGGAAGAGGCCAACCCCGCAGAAGAAGAGGCTGCACCAGTTGACGAGGAAGCTGTGGAGAAGGAGCCAGCAGCAGCGGTGACATTGGATGAGGAGGCAGCGCTAGCAGAAGAGG AAGAGGTAGAAGAAGAAGCAGCAGAAGAAGAAGAGTCTGAACAGGAAGTAGAAGCTGAATCAGAAGAAACTCAAGAGGAGGAAGCTCTTCAGGAAGAGcttccag AGGAGGTAGATGAATTTGATGAGCCATTTGAGGAGTTCACAG AAGAGCATACCGAGGTAGAAGAACAGATTGAAGATGCACCAACAG AAACGTAG
- the LOC118394581 gene encoding aspartyl/asparaginyl beta-hydroxylase-like isoform X4, which translates to MEEPIVEPTRVLEPVVVVEQTEEGKAQLASKNGKKPEGAGGSSFFTWFMVLALLGVWTSVAVVYFDLVDYQGTIGKLSSYDADGDGDFDVEDAKVLLGLTKDGSQESSDSLEEVLDMLAEEGSDWFQGFFTFLYGLINPFEPFEDEEGTAEEEEESAGTSQTDEVLRKGCVILGLHNQ; encoded by the exons ATGGAAGAGCCGATAGTCGAACCCACCCGGGTGCTTGAACCCGTGGTGGTTGTCGAACAGACCGAAG AGGGCAAAGCACAGCTAGCCAGTAAGAATGGCAAGAAGCCTGAGGGAGCAGGTGGAAGCTCCTTCTTCACCTGGTTCATGGTGTTGGCCCTCCTGGGGGTCTGGACCTCCGTGGCCGTCGTCTACTTCGACCTGGTCGACTACCAAGGCACCATCG GTAAACTTTCGTCCTATGACGCCGATGGAGATGGTGACTTCGATGTGGAGGATGCTAAAGTATTACTAG GCCTGACCAAAGATGGCAGTCAGGAAAGTTCGGACTCCCTCGAGGAGGTCCTGGATATGTTAGCGGAGGAGGGCTCTGATTGGTTTCAAGGCTTCTTCACCTTCCTCTATGGCCTCATAAACCCGTTTGAACCATTTGAGGATGAGGAGGGAACagcggaggaggaggaagaaagtGCTGGCACTTCTCAGACTGACGAGGTTCTGCGAAAGGGTTGTGTGATCTTAGGTCTCCACAACCAGTAA
- the LOC127905999 gene encoding probable serine/threonine-protein kinase kinX isoform X1: protein MIWSCGLRKGTSPEHELLPCHPHPPASHVKPPGLKEKATVDISREGAPEEAPAAPVEEEHIVEEVIEAAKAEEAAAFPPEPEVVEEEEPEVDVPEIFEEEPEVLEDDSSPFEEHSSPFEEDSAHFEEDSAHFEEDSAHFEEDEPQIEEDEPQIEEEPEVLEDEPEDEEEDVIEEAVPVEEEAIPVEEVVATVEETFEEEAAPVEEEVVEEAAPVKEEAAPEDEEDEPVEEVVDEEATPEEEEDAPVEEEAVPVDWEVAAVEQAVEEEANPAEEEAAPVDEEAVEKEPAAAVTLDEEAALAEEEEVEEEAAEEEESEQEVEAESEETQEEEALQEELPEEVDEFDEPFEEFTEEHTEVEEQIEDAPTADKK from the exons ATGATATGGAGTTGTGGCCTTCGTAAAGGCACTTCTCCTGAACATGAGTTGTTGCCATGTCATCCTCATCCCCCTGCATCACATGTAAAACCCCCAGGACTGAAAGAGAAGGCTACTGTCGACATTAGCAGAGAGGGAGCACCAGAGGAGGCTCCTGCAGCACCTGTGGAAGAAG AACACATTGTTGAAGAAGTGATCGAGGCCGCCAAAGCAGAGGAAGCTGCTGCTTTcccaccag AGCCTGAGGTTGTTGAGGAGGAAGAGCCTGAGGTGGATGTGCCTGAAATCTTTGAGGAAGAGCCCGAAGTTCTGGAGGATGATTCTTCTCCCTTTGAGGAGCATTCTTCTCCCTTCGAGGAGGATTCTGCTCACTTCGAGGAGGATTCTGCTCACTTCGAGGAGGATTCTGCTCACTTCGAGGAGGATGAGCCTCAAATCGAGGAGGATGAGCCTCAAATTGAGGAAGAGCCCGAAGTACTGGAGGATGAgccagaggatgaggaggaggatgttatTGAGGAGGCCGTACCAGTTGAAGAAGAGGCTATCCCTGTGGAGGAGGTAGTTGCCACTGTAGAAGAGACCTTCGAGGAAGAGGCTGCCcccgttgaggaagaggttgtagAGGAAGCCGCCCCAGTCAAGGAGGAAGCTGCAcctgaggatgaagaggatgaaCCTGTTGAGGAGGTGGTTGATGAAGAGGCCACacctgaggaggaagaggatgcaCCCGTTGAAGAGGAAGCCGTCCCAGTTGATTGGGAAGTCGCTGCCGTGGAACAGGCTGTTGAGGAAGAGGCCAACCCCGCAGAAGAAGAGGCTGCACCAGTTGACGAGGAAGCTGTGGAGAAGGAGCCAGCAGCAGCGGTGACATTGGATGAGGAGGCAGCGCTAGCAGAAGAGG AAGAGGTAGAAGAAGAAGCAGCAGAAGAAGAAGAGTCTGAACAGGAAGTAGAAGCTGAATCAGAAGAAACTCAAGAGGAGGAAGCTCTTCAGGAAGAGcttccag AGGAGGTAGATGAATTTGATGAGCCATTTGAGGAGTTCACAG AAGAGCATACCGAGGTAGAAGAACAGATTGAAGATGCACCAACAG CAGACAAAAAATAg